TAGTCTTTCGGCATGCAGCCAAAACCCGCCGCAGCAAAACAATGTTACTATTGAAAACAATACCACTGCCGGGTTTGACGTAAATAAGCTTGCCCAGTTTGTTAAAAACAGTACCGACCCGCAAACCCTTGAAAAAGCCATTAACAACCCCGCCAACCAGATCAACAACCTGGACCTGGATAAGGACGGCAATATTGATTACCTGAAGGTACAGGAGGCCGACAACAACAAATTGAACGTAATTGATGATGTTAGCAATTCGCAATCGGTAACGGTGGCCAGCATTAACGTTCAGCCAACGGGCAATAACAACACCGCCAACCTGGATATACAGGGTAATCCAAGCTATGTGGGGTATAACAACTATTACCACTCGTCATTTGGCTTAACCGACTTTTTGATCTTAAGCTATTTTATGCGCCCTCATGCTTATTATGTGCCGGTGTACCATTACGGCTATTATCCGCATTATTATACCCGCACACGTACCTATACTACGTTCAGGCCAACTACCTCGTCGTACATGTCGTCGAGAAGCAGCAGCCGGAGCAGTTTGAGCCAGCCAACCAGGTCGCAAAGGTCGTTCAGCAACCGCAGCTCGGGCAGCCGGGTGCGGAGCGGTGGCTTTGGTAGCAGCAGTTCGGGCAGCAGCTTTGGCAGCGGCAGAAGTTCGGGCAGCAGATCGGGGTTCGGGCGCAGCCGCGGAGGTTTTGGCCGCAGGCGATAATATTTTCAATCTCATTAATTTTTATATTCTAATTAGACTGAATCCTGAAGTCTCCCCTACCGGGGGAGATTTAGAGGGGGCTCACATTTACTTAAATTATGGCTATCCAATTAAGAAAAAATACCGTTTTATCTGACGATAATAAAAAAACGTTTAAAGCAATTATCGTTTTAAACGAAATGATAAATGGCAACCACCAGTTTAGCAGCAGCGCTTATGGCGACGATGCCGTATTACAGCCGCTGTTTCATGAGCTTGTTGCCAACGGCTACGTTATCAGTTCGGGTTCGGTTTATAAGGTAAGCTCAAAGGGACGTGGCGTGTTTGATACCTTTATGAAGCGCTATACCGAATACCTGAAAGTTTACGACGTTTTTTCGTTTGTCGACCTGGAAAAAGGCGAATTTGCTTTTAGCAGCTATTTCGATTTTGATACCGACGACGACTGGTTCAACTTTACCGACAATGAGCGTTTTGACGATTTGCGCATTGCCGTAGCGATGTTTAAAAAAGCCGATCCGGCCGAAATTGTATTTATGTCGTTCATCAACGAAAACAGGTTTGATACCAGCGTATCGGGCTGGCAAAATGATTTGATGGCCGACACCGCCTGGGGCGAAATAGAAGAAATTTGCAACACCGCCATAAAGCCCGAAGATGTTGGCGAAGATGCCATGGTAGATATGATAAACCAGGGATCGGAATTGATGATTAAACTGATGGAGGAAGAGCAGAAACAGAATAACAACAATAACAACTACGGTGGTGGCACTACCACCACTACCATTGTTGAAGAAGAAACCATCGAGTACTACGAACCCTACTATGATCCTTATTACATCTCGCCAATTTGGCTGGTACCGTTGTTTATCTGGTAATGATTACCAATAGATCATAAACGGATATTTAAAGGATAGCAAAGCCTGCGTTAGCAACTTGATTTTGCTATCCTTTATAAACGCCAAATAACTTGTCAATCGCTTGCTCGCGATAGGCAAAAATCTTGTTCACCTCCTTACCCACAAAAACCTTATTTGCAATAGTGCCTATAAAGCCATAGGGTATGGCATAGTGTAAAATATCATTCATCTGTACGCCGCCTTCAATGGCTTTAAAATGATGCTGGTGATGCCATAAAGCATACGGGCCCAAGCGCTGTTCGTCAACAAAATACTGTTTATCAGCAACCTGGGTTATCTCGGTCATCCAGTCCATTTTGATACCTGCCACCGGTGAGATTTTGTAGGTAATGATCATACCGGGATACATTTTGGTATCGGCAGTATAATCGGATGTTACCACAAAGCTCATATCGGGTGGTGTAATTTTAGCCAGGTTTAAGGGCGAGGAAAAAAAGTCCCAGGCCTCATCTAATCCAATCGGTATTTTTTGTTCGGTTTTTAAAACGTATGTTTTCACAATCAAATATCAAGTACAATATTGTTGTAAATATACATTTTTATCTCGTAGTTGTACTAATTGGCAATTTTCGTCTTGACCATTCGCTCCACGACCCTACGTATAATTGCGGCCCGGTAATGCCGGCATACTCCATACCCAGCAAGGTATGGCAAGCCGTAACCCCTGATCCACAGTGCACTATGATATCCTGATGAGCAACATCACCTATAGCGTCATCATAAATTTTGCGCAATGAATCAACGTCAAGATATTTACCGTCGGCACCCAGGTTAGTAACATAAGGCAGGTTAAATGCGCCTGGTATATGGCCGGCAATCAAATCTAAAGGCTCGGTTTGGCCTAAATAACGCGGCGTTTCGCGCACATCTATCACAATCCGGTTTGCATCATGGGCGGCAATGGCCACTTCGCCAATGGCCACGGTGCCGGTGTAGGCTGCAGGTACCGGGTAGGTATCAACCGGGGTTGGGGTATATTCTTCAGTGCTTAATTCAATGCCGGCATCTTTGGCAGCCTGCAGGCCTCCGTTCAATACCTGTACATTGTTATGACCAATTGCCTTTAGCATCCACCAAAAGCGGGCACCGCCAAAAGCTGCAGATTTATCGTCGTAAACCACCACATGGCTTTTTGGTGTAATACCCAAACGGCCCAAAAGGGCGGCAAAATTTTCAATTGGAGGTAAAGGGTGGCGTCCGCCTTCCGAGGCATCGGTAACGTGGGCTGCTAAATCGCGGTCCAGGTCAACATACGCAGCGTTTTTAAGATGGCCGGCAAGGTAGCGGTCATGGGTATCTTTACCGGCGCGGGCGTCGATAAGTATAGTGTTCGGGCCGGCAAGGGCCGGATCGTTAATTTCAATTAGTGGCGACATAGTTTGTTCGGTCTTGTAGTAAAAGACCAAATATAAATACCACGCCCTTTACTTCAAGGCTTTTACTGCACTATTTTATTGGCGCAGTACGAGCTTGCAAAAGCTTCGGGTTTGGCTTTAAATACAAAACCCATGCTCAAAATGTACCCCATTGCTTCGTGCAGCGCGGCATTTGATTTAAACATTGGGTTGGTGTTAATGTCGGCATGTACTTCCAGTTCCACATCATATAGGTCAAGCAAATCGCAAAGTTTGTAGGCTATGTCAATTGATTTTTGTACTTCGCTCAGCATCCTTTCCTTAATGGTCATTTTTTGCGAGGTACGTTCCTGGTGGATAAACATAAAGGCGCCACGTTTCTCGCGCAGAAACACGATAACTGTGGCAAAATCAGTTACACTGCCTTTTACCTGCGAATCTGTTCCGATACATACTTTGAGCTTGTTGCCGAGGGCGGCTTCGCGTTCAATCGCCTTTTCAACCTCCTCCATAATGGGTGTTTGGATCACCTCTCCACTAAATTTTCTCCAGGTCATAAAAATTGTTTTTAGTAAATTTTAGCCGACCCATTTTATAGGTCTATAAAAATAAGCGATAACGTTTCATATAAACGTAAAGATGGTGTGATTTATTTGTTAACATTTAGCTGAATATCAACACAATTGAAGAGAATTTGAAAATTTGAGGATTTGAAAATTTGAAAATGTAATACGGGAATGGTTTTAATTTGAAGATTTTAAACCGCACAGCCTACACCCAATAAATATTACATCGGGCACAATTTGAAATATGCACATCTCAACCCCTGCATTTTCAAATCCTCAAATTTTCAAATCTTCAAATTAAGAAGATAGCGCGGCCCTGATCTGGTTCTCGGCTTCCAGTACCACTTCCTCTATCGGGCGGCCGGCTGGTTCAATGGGGGTAAGTACTTCCCACTTCATGGGCGTAAATGTATTCAGGGGGTACTGGCCATAGCGGATCATTTTCCAGGAATCCTTAATGGCTACGGGCACCAATAACGCCTCGGGGCACTTTTTCAGTATCGTGGCTATGCCTCCCACCTGGAAGGTTTTTATTGTTCCGTCTGTTGAGCGCGTCCCTTCAGGAAATATCACGGCCGACCATTTATTTTCCTTCATCCGCACACCAAGCTTCATAATTTCGGTGATGGATTGACGCTGATCTTTACGATCTATATTGGCGCCGCCGCCATGCCTCAGATTATAGGATATGGAGGGGATATTTTTGGTAAGTTCAATTTTAGAAATAAACTTGGCGTGGTATTTACGCAGGTACCATATCATAGGTGGTATATCAAGCAAGCCCTGATGGTTAGCCAAAAATATAATGGGACGGCCAACCGGCAGGTTTTGGTTATTGATAAAAGTTACCGTATTACCCAGTAAGTAAACCGACCGCAACAAAAACAGGTTCAGGATATCAACCGATTTTTTGTGCGCCGAATAGCCAAAAAAACGAAAACACACCCATTGAATAGGCTGAAATATAACCAGTATCAATAAAAATACTCCCGTTGCCACGGGGGTAAGAAAATAGCCTAAAAACTTTTTCATCGACTGCCAAATTTAGGCATTTTTTGCAAACGTGCGGGGTTACAAAAGGTTTTCTGAAAGCAATAATTGTACTTTAAGCACCGCAGCAACGGTCATGGCATCGGTAATCTGGCCGTTGCAAACCATTTTATACATTTGGGCGAAAGGGATTTTTTTGATGATGAGCTGCTCGGTATCTTCCGGTTCGGCTTCGTGTTGGGTAAGCTTACGCGCTAAGTATATAATACTCAGTTCATCACTCACCGAGTTACTTAAATGCAGCCGCATTAACTCCGTCCAGTTACCAGCTTTCAGGCCGGTTTCCTCGAGAAGTTCGCGCTTGGCTGATTCGAGCGGATCAGTTCCTTCAGGGCCTCCCCCTTCCGGCATTTCCCAGCTGTAGGCATTGACGGTAAAGCGGTACTGACCAACCAAATAGGTATTCAGTTCGTCGTCCAATGGCAAAACGCCTATAGCCAGGTTTTTGAAATGAACTTTGCCGTAGATGCCCGGGTTGCCGGATGGATTAATTACCTGGTACTCGGTAAGATTGATCCAGGGGTTATCGTAAACCGATTTCTCGGAGGTTATTTTCCAGGGGTTATCTTCAGGGTGATGCATGGGCGGAAATTAGCATTTTGATGGTAGAGTAGCAAATGGTGAATGGTGAGTTGTCAGTAGTGAGTTATGAATGGTGAGTTTTGAATTTAAAAACAGGCAGCTAATGAGTGGTAATTATCAAATTCATAAAAATTTAATTAATCACTATTAAAACCATAGACTTTATAGTAATTGAAAATAATTTATATATTTGCGCTGTTAAACAACCGTAATGAAGACTTTTTTACATCTCCATTCTTTACCCGCAATGCATGTACCTGCCGGTGCTGCGCGAATGTGTTGTACTTGTTGTTGCTAACAGGCACCCTCCCCAGTTAATACTCCTATTGATTATCAGGAATTACCGGATACTCCCAAAAAAGTATAAGATTAATCCGGTGTTATTCAAAAAAGCTGCAATTAAAATGAACAAATAACAAATAATATACAAAAAAGAACCGGCAAGGAAGCCTTGCCGGTCATCGGGATAAAAAGCCGGCTGTAACGCCAATCACCACCGGCCCTTATCCTTTCGCTTTATTAACAACTAACGTCATTAACATAAAACAGTTAAATATATGGAAATATATATCCATGCAAAAAGTATATCCTTTAAGTTCTTTGTACTCCTGCTTCTCCTAACCATTCCGGCCCTGTTGCGGGCCCAAACCGAACCGCCCCCAACCATCAATTCGCGCCTGGAGGGCAAGGTGATCGACTCGGCTACCAAACAACCCATTGCTGGCGCGATAATCAAAATACTGGGCACAACGCATGCCGTTGCCGCGGCACAAAACGGCAGTTTCTCGTTTATCACCGGTCAAAAGTTTCCTTATACACTTGTTATTAGTTTTATTGGTTACAAAACCAAAGAGGTAGTGGCAAACGGCAGTCCCATCACCGTTTTGCTTACCGAAAGTTTAAACCAGCTGAACGATGTGGTGGTAGTGGGTTACGGTACCCAAAAAAAGAGTGACATCACCGGCTCCATCGCATCAGTTCCTAAAAACATATTGAACCAGCCGGCGGCGGGTTTTGATAATTTATTGCAGGGCGCCGTATCGGGTGTAGCGGTAACCCAAAACTCCGGGCAGCCGGGCAGCAGCGCCACCATCAGGGTACGCGGAGGCAATTCCATTTCGTTTGGCAATGCGCCTTTATATGTAATAGATGGATTTATTGTGTACAACAATAACGATAACGCCAACATCGGCTCTATAGGTACCAGCGTAAACGCGCTTTCAACCATCAACCCAAATGATATCGAATCTATCGAGGTATTAAAAGACGCTTCGGCTACGGCTATCTATGGGTCGCATGGGGCAAATGGCGTGGTCATCATCACTACCAAACGGGGTAAAAAAGGCACAAACAACGTAAGCTTCAATACCTACTACGGTACCCAGCGGGTTGCTAAAAAGCTAAACCTGCTAAACGCCGGGCAATGGGCTTCGCTGGTAAACGATATCAACATAAGCGATGGTGTAGCCAAAACCTTTACCGATGCGCAGATAGCCGCATTTGGCGCCGGGTCCGACTGGCAAAGTTCGGCCCTGCGCAGCGCGCCGGTATTGAATGACGAACTATCCATCTCGGGCGGCGATGAAAAATCGCGTTACCTTATTTCGGGCAATTACTTTAACCAAAAAGGCACTATTTTAAACACCGGTTTTAAAAGATATTCGGCCCGGGCCAATTACGAAAGGAATGTATCCGAAAAATTCAAGGTATCTACCAATATATTCGGCAGCCAGTCTACCGAAAACAAGCTGGCGGGCAGTTCATACAACAGCAACAATTTCAGCAACGCTTTTGCCAGCCTGATCCTGACATCGCCTGTTGCGCCTATCAAAAACCCCGATGGCAGCTACAATACCTCCAACCCTTACAACGCGTCGGCTACCAACCCCTTGCAGGATATAGCTGCTACCACAAACACCACCACGCTTACCCGCATCCTGGGCAACGTTGCCGGCGAATACAAGCTATTAACCGACCTTACCTTAAAAGTAACCGCCGGTGTAGATATATTAGATGCCGAACAGCATTACTACGCGCCATCATATACCGGTTCGCCTGCGGGCGGTTCAACCGGTTATGCTGCCGGTGGGTACGCCACTATAGGTTCGGGACATACGCTAAGCTGGCTTAATGAAAACACGCTTACTTACGACCATGCTTTTAACAAAACGCATTTTTTAAATGTATTGGCAGGTTACACTACGCAATATAACCGCGACAATGCATCTGTAGCATCGGCACAAAAATTCCCAAATGATCTTACCTCGTTCGATAACCTTTCATATGCCGGCATAGCCAACCTGCCTTCGTCATCGGCACATCAGTCAACTTTGAACTCCTACCTGGCCCGGGTAAATTATTCTTATCTGCATAAATACAACGTTACCCTATCCGGCCGTGCCGATGGTTCGTCAAAACTGGGCGCCAACAACAAATGGGGCTATTTCCCGTCGGCAGGCCTTTCATGGAATACCAGCCGCGAAGATTTTTTTAAACCGCTCGGCAATACCATCAGCAACTTAAAGCTAAGGTTGAGCGCGGGACAAACCGGCAACTCCGAAGTGCCGCCCTACAGTTCGCTTGCCGCCCTCTCGCCTACCAACTATTATTTTGGCAGCAAGCTGGTAACCGGCGTATCGCCGGTACAACTGGCCAACCCCAACCTGAAATGGGAAACCACAACCCAATATGATGCCGGGCTTGATATTGGCTTGTTTGATAACCGGGTTAACCTGGTGTTTGATGCTTATTATAAAAAAACAAACGACCTGCTGTTGTACGTGCCCCTGCCGCTTTACACCGGTTATGCCAGTGCGCTCGAAAACGTGGGCAGCGTATCAAATAAAGGGATCGAACTGGCATTAAATACCGATAACATTAAGGGCGAAACTTTTAGCTGGAAAACCAACATTGTATTTGCCCTTAACCGTAACAAGGTTTTAAACCTTGGCCAGGGCATTCAAAGCTTTTTCCCATTGGCAGCTACCGGCCAGCTATCGCCGGTAATTGTACAGGTAGGTTTGCCGGTAGGTACTTTTTGGGGATATAACACCAACGGGCTGCTTACCACAGCCGACCTGACCAACGGCACGCCTGTTTTGGCCGGTGTACCACAAAAAGCCGGCGATACAAAATATGTAGATACCAATCATGATGGTGTAATTACCACTGCCGATAAGCATAGCCTTGGCAGCTCGCAGCCTAAGTTTACCGGTAGCATTACCAATACATTTACTTACGGCCATTTCGACTTGTCGGTATTTTTC
The genomic region above belongs to Mucilaginibacter sp. KACC 22773 and contains:
- a CDS encoding lysophospholipid acyltransferase family protein produces the protein MKKFLGYFLTPVATGVFLLILVIFQPIQWVCFRFFGYSAHKKSVDILNLFLLRSVYLLGNTVTFINNQNLPVGRPIIFLANHQGLLDIPPMIWYLRKYHAKFISKIELTKNIPSISYNLRHGGGANIDRKDQRQSITEIMKLGVRMKENKWSAVIFPEGTRSTDGTIKTFQVGGIATILKKCPEALLVPVAIKDSWKMIRYGQYPLNTFTPMKWEVLTPIEPAGRPIEEVVLEAENQIRAALSS
- a CDS encoding SusC/RagA family TonB-linked outer membrane protein, which translates into the protein MEIYIHAKSISFKFFVLLLLLTIPALLRAQTEPPPTINSRLEGKVIDSATKQPIAGAIIKILGTTHAVAAAQNGSFSFITGQKFPYTLVISFIGYKTKEVVANGSPITVLLTESLNQLNDVVVVGYGTQKKSDITGSIASVPKNILNQPAAGFDNLLQGAVSGVAVTQNSGQPGSSATIRVRGGNSISFGNAPLYVIDGFIVYNNNDNANIGSIGTSVNALSTINPNDIESIEVLKDASATAIYGSHGANGVVIITTKRGKKGTNNVSFNTYYGTQRVAKKLNLLNAGQWASLVNDINISDGVAKTFTDAQIAAFGAGSDWQSSALRSAPVLNDELSISGGDEKSRYLISGNYFNQKGTILNTGFKRYSARANYERNVSEKFKVSTNIFGSQSTENKLAGSSYNSNNFSNAFASLILTSPVAPIKNPDGSYNTSNPYNASATNPLQDIAATTNTTTLTRILGNVAGEYKLLTDLTLKVTAGVDILDAEQHYYAPSYTGSPAGGSTGYAAGGYATIGSGHTLSWLNENTLTYDHAFNKTHFLNVLAGYTTQYNRDNASVASAQKFPNDLTSFDNLSYAGIANLPSSSAHQSTLNSYLARVNYSYLHKYNVTLSGRADGSSKLGANNKWGYFPSAGLSWNTSREDFFKPLGNTISNLKLRLSAGQTGNSEVPPYSSLAALSPTNYYFGSKLVTGVSPVQLANPNLKWETTTQYDAGLDIGLFDNRVNLVFDAYYKKTNDLLLYVPLPLYTGYASALENVGSVSNKGIELALNTDNIKGETFSWKTNIVFALNRNKVLNLGQGIQSFFPLAATGQLSPVIVQVGLPVGTFWGYNTNGLLTTADLTNGTPVLAGVPQKAGDTKYVDTNHDGVITTADKHSLGSSQPKFTGSITNTFTYGHFDLSVFFQGSYGSKVFNLLQQTLERPTLSNNASAALLNRWTADNTSGTVARATNSPVPQVTDRYIENGSYLKLKNASLGYSFTSPALSKIHAKNLRIYVSAQNLATITKYKGLDPEVSFYDNDNTKQGIDYGTYPSVRTFLAGLSVTF
- a CDS encoding SRPBCC family protein, which produces MKTYVLKTEQKIPIGLDEAWDFFSSPLNLAKITPPDMSFVVTSDYTADTKMYPGMIITYKISPVAGIKMDWMTEITQVADKQYFVDEQRLGPYALWHHQHHFKAIEGGVQMNDILHYAIPYGFIGTIANKVFVGKEVNKIFAYREQAIDKLFGVYKG
- a CDS encoding ribonuclease H-like YkuK family protein, translated to MTWRKFSGEVIQTPIMEEVEKAIEREAALGNKLKVCIGTDSQVKGSVTDFATVIVFLREKRGAFMFIHQERTSQKMTIKERMLSEVQKSIDIAYKLCDLLDLYDVELEVHADINTNPMFKSNAALHEAMGYILSMGFVFKAKPEAFASSYCANKIVQ
- a CDS encoding NUDIX domain-containing protein, whose translation is MHHPEDNPWKITSEKSVYDNPWINLTEYQVINPSGNPGIYGKVHFKNLAIGVLPLDDELNTYLVGQYRFTVNAYSWEMPEGGGPEGTDPLESAKRELLEETGLKAGNWTELMRLHLSNSVSDELSIIYLARKLTQHEAEPEDTEQLIIKKIPFAQMYKMVCNGQITDAMTVAAVLKVQLLLSENLL
- a CDS encoding sulfurtransferase; its protein translation is MSPLIEINDPALAGPNTILIDARAGKDTHDRYLAGHLKNAAYVDLDRDLAAHVTDASEGGRHPLPPIENFAALLGRLGITPKSHVVVYDDKSAAFGGARFWWMLKAIGHNNVQVLNGGLQAAKDAGIELSTEEYTPTPVDTYPVPAAYTGTVAIGEVAIAAHDANRIVIDVRETPRYLGQTEPLDLIAGHIPGAFNLPYVTNLGADGKYLDVDSLRKIYDDAIGDVAHQDIIVHCGSGVTACHTLLGMEYAGITGPQLYVGSWSEWSRRKLPISTTTR